Proteins encoded by one window of Crassostrea angulata isolate pt1a10 chromosome 9, ASM2561291v2, whole genome shotgun sequence:
- the LOC128162831 gene encoding 26S proteasome non-ATPase regulatory subunit 3-like: MVKNMDVEMKDTSSPKKNAEKTENSNGVSEEEPKKDPDLLTLEDIREHVRHIEKAVATKEPRYVSRVIRGLVSIRRRLNPVVLRKLLQGYLNSNVALKEELLEFVVDSGPEPNGVTPFRPKSGKAIVLLPEVETYLHLLVVIYLIDLKKYAEAVKCAESLVQKVSVQNRRTLDMLAAKCYFYYSRAYELTQQLDKIRTFLHARLRTSTLRSDFEGQAMLLNLLLRNYLNFNLFEQADKLVSKSTFPESASNNEWARFLYYMGRIKAAQLEYSEAQKYLQQALRKAPQHSAVGFKQIVQKLCITVELLMGDIPDRHLFRQPSMRKTLAPYFQLTQAVRTGNLAKFNEVLAKFGAKFQGEDTYTLIIRLRHNVIKTGIRMINLSYSRISLTDIAQKLMLDSPEDAEYIVAKAIRDGVIEANIDHEKGFVQSRETSDVYTTREPMAAFHSRITFCLDIHNHSIKAMRFPPKSYNKDLESAEERREREQQELESAKEIADEDFDGFP, encoded by the coding sequence ATGGTTAAGAATATGGATGTCGAGATGAAGGACACTTCTAGTCCCAAAAAGAATGCAGAGAAAACAGAAAACTCTAATGGAGTCAGCGAAGAGGAGCCCAAAAAGGATCCTGACCTTTTGACCCTGGAGGACATCAGAGAGCATGTCCGTCACATTGAGAAAGCGGTTGCCACCAAAGAACCACGATATGTTTCTCGTGTCATTCGCGGTTTGGTCTCAATCAGGCGGCGGTTAAATCCAGTGGTTTTGCGGAAACTTCTACAAGGATACTTGAATTCTAATGTGGCTCTTAAAGAGGAATTATTAGAATTTGTGGTAGATTCGGGGCCAGAACCAAACGGAGTTACTCCGTTTAGACCCAAGTCAGGGAAGGCTATTGTTCTACTCCCAGAGGTAGAAACCTATCTTCACTTGCTTGTTGTGATTTACCTCATTGATCTGAAGAAATATGCAGAAGCTGTCAAGTGTGCTGAGTCTTTAGTTCAGAAAGTGTCAGTTCAAAATCGACGGACGCTAGACATGCTTGCTGCCAAGTGTTACTTCTACTACTCAAGAGCTTATGAGCTGACCCAGCAACTTGATAAGATACGAACATTTTTACATGCAAGGCTGAGGACCTCTACTCTAAGGTCAGATTTTGAGGGCCAAGCCATGCTCCTAAACTTGCTTCTTAGAAACTACCTAAACTTCAACTTATTTGAACAGGCTGATAAGCTTGTGTCTAAGTCCACTTTTCCCGAGAGTGCCTCCAATAATGAGTGGGCACGTTTCCTGTACTACATGGGCCGAATCAAGGCTGCACAGCTTGAGTACTCAGAGGCACAGAAGTATCTGCAACAGGCACTCAGAAAAGCACCGCAGCACAGTGCTGTAGGATTCAAGCAAATTGTTCAGAAGCTCTGCATCACCGTTGAGCTATTGATGGGGGACATCCCTGACCGACACCTGTTCAGACAACCTTCAATGAGGAAGACCCTGGCGCCCTATTTTCAGCTAACCCAGGCTGTGAGAACAGGAAATCTAGCCAAGTTCAATGAAGTCCTGGCCAAGTTTGGTGCCAAGTTCCAGGGTGAGGATACCTACACCCTGATCATTAGACTGAGACATAATGTGATCAAAACAGGAATCCGAATGATTAATCTGTCTTACTCGCGGATATCCCTCACTGATATTGCACAGAAACTGATGCTGGATAGCCCGGAGGATGCGGAATACATCGTTGCTAAAGCCATCCGGGATGGGGTGATCGAAGCCAACATTGACCACGAGAAAGGTTTTGTGCAGTCACGAGAAACCAGCGATGTTTACACGACCCGCGAACCAATGGCCGCCTTCCACAGTCGCATCACATTTTGCCTCGACATTCATAATCACTCGATCAAGGCCATGAGGTTTCCTCCGAAATCGTACAACAAGGATCTAGAATCGGCAGAAGAAAGGCGGGAGAGAGAACAACAGGAGCTAGAGAGTGCTAAAGAAATCGCAGACGAAGACTTTGATGGCTTCCCGTGA
- the LOC128162832 gene encoding pituitary tumor-transforming gene 1 protein-interacting protein-like: MFFKMNIALVFIFMIFGSVSASGNGTADTPTTFKPTTPKAVPTSQPTPVSTPSLQEVCMSRNSSCETCLKDAKCLWCKTNSKCVPYPTGDVLPKSSLCSLSEARWGVCWVNFEALIIAMGVIGGIILLAVLVCICCCCCCKKDNKNKYAKEDEKWERKKKDRQEKSAEKRAERKAKTDEIRRKYGLMKDDNYQRFDNEEA; the protein is encoded by the exons atgtttttcaAGATGAATATAGCGCTAGTGTTCATATTCATGATTTTTGGCAGCGTTTCAGCGTCTGGAAACGGTACGGCAGATACTCCAACCACCTTTAAACCAACCACCCCCAAGGCAGTACCAACCAGCCAGCCTACCCCAGTGTCAACCCCTTCACTCCAAGAAg TGTGTATGAGCAGAAATTCCAGTTGTGAAACTTGTTTAAAGGATGCTAAG TGTCTTTGGTGCAAAACCAACAGTAAATGTGTTCCTTATCCAACGGGAGATGTCCTGCCTAAATCATCCTTATGTTCTCTCTCTGAGGCTCGCTGGGGAGTATGTTGGG tgAACTTTGAGGCGCTGATCATTGCTATGGGGGTGATTGGAGGAATCATCCTGCTGGCTGTGCTTGTGTGTATCTGTTGTTGCTGCTGCTGCAAGAAAGACAACAAAAACAA GTATGCCAAAGAAGATGAAAAGTGggagagaaagaagaaagacAGACAAGAAAAATCAGCAGAAAA gCGAGCAGAGCGGAAAGCTAAAACTGATGAGATTCGCCGTAAATATG